From the genome of Gemmatimonas phototrophica, one region includes:
- a CDS encoding lmo0937 family membrane protein, producing MLAIVMCLTAWVLGMTLSVTLGGAIHLFLVLAIAGFLMQMVRGRAFQIAY from the coding sequence ATGTTGGCGATTGTGATGTGCCTAACGGCGTGGGTGCTGGGAATGACATTGTCCGTGACGCTTGGTGGAGCCATTCACCTATTCCTGGTGCTCGCCATTGCGGGGTTTCTGATGCAGATGGTGCGGGGACGCGCGTTTCAGATCGCGTACTGA
- a CDS encoding YidB family protein, which produces MGLFDGALGDVAGSLLGGQGGDAQQMLGGLLKQFNGQGSSNGLLAAAMTLVQQQGGLEAIVQKFQAGGLGDVVQSWVGTGANAPVSGAQLEQVLGHDALAAVASQAGVAPAQIQEGMASVLPEIVNQLTPGGSLPANSGALINSVLGMLRG; this is translated from the coding sequence ATGGGATTGTTCGACGGAGCGTTGGGGGATGTGGCTGGGTCGTTGCTGGGCGGCCAGGGTGGCGATGCGCAGCAAATGCTGGGCGGCCTGCTCAAGCAGTTCAATGGCCAAGGGAGCAGCAACGGGCTGCTTGCAGCCGCCATGACCCTGGTGCAACAGCAGGGGGGGCTCGAAGCGATCGTGCAGAAATTTCAGGCAGGCGGATTGGGCGACGTGGTCCAGTCGTGGGTGGGAACGGGAGCCAATGCGCCGGTGAGTGGTGCGCAGCTCGAACAGGTCCTCGGGCACGATGCACTGGCCGCGGTCGCATCACAGGCTGGAGTGGCACCGGCACAGATCCAGGAGGGGATGGCCTCGGTGCTTCCGGAGATCGTGAATCAACTCACCCCCGGCGGATCCCTGCCGGCCAACAGCGGTGCACTGATCAACAGCGTGCTGGGCATGCTGCGCGGTTAA
- a CDS encoding TerB family tellurite resistance protein: MTSQDAQATIAIATLAALADGQQEPAERAHIAEVATALGLAGATQVMAQAESGALTLPMIAAQFSSPEARQTAYDTAAAICLANGWTNPSEAAFLRELAAALHANPDAAAQTVANVQRATTATAAPDTTADSALEEHILDQAIITAALEILPDRLANLGILPLQLRLVHHIGRQHGHQLDASQVKDLAATLGLGAAAQLLETMVRRTFGGLAGGLLGGALGGLIGGAAGSATGLASGAAVTFAATYALGHVATQYYAQGRQLSTADLKALFQRFRADAETIFPRVEHRIRSKAQGTSLDGVLRSVTR, from the coding sequence ATGACGTCGCAGGATGCCCAGGCGACCATCGCCATTGCCACACTCGCCGCCTTGGCCGATGGGCAACAGGAACCCGCCGAACGGGCGCATATTGCCGAGGTCGCAACAGCCCTGGGGTTGGCCGGAGCCACGCAGGTTATGGCGCAGGCGGAATCAGGCGCGCTCACGCTTCCCATGATCGCCGCCCAGTTCTCGTCGCCGGAGGCCCGGCAGACGGCGTACGACACAGCGGCGGCGATCTGTCTGGCCAATGGCTGGACCAACCCCAGCGAGGCCGCGTTTCTGCGCGAGTTGGCCGCCGCCCTGCACGCCAATCCCGATGCGGCCGCCCAAACCGTCGCCAACGTCCAGCGCGCCACCACGGCCACGGCCGCCCCCGACACTACCGCAGACAGCGCCCTTGAGGAACACATCCTCGATCAGGCCATCATCACGGCGGCACTCGAGATCCTCCCGGACCGTCTGGCCAATCTCGGCATTTTGCCCCTGCAATTGCGTCTGGTGCATCACATTGGCCGGCAGCATGGCCACCAGCTCGATGCGTCGCAAGTGAAGGATCTCGCCGCCACACTGGGGCTCGGCGCGGCCGCACAGCTGCTCGAGACGATGGTCCGCCGCACCTTCGGGGGGCTGGCCGGTGGGCTGCTCGGCGGCGCGCTTGGCGGATTGATTGGCGGGGCGGCCGGCTCGGCAACCGGCCTTGCGTCGGGGGCCGCGGTGACGTTTGCCGCCACGTATGCCCTCGGCCATGTCGCCACCCAGTACTACGCGCAGGGGCGTCAGCTGTCCACGGCCGATCTCAAAGCACTATTCCAACGCTTTCGCGCCGACGCAGAGACCATCTTTCCCCGCGTCGAACACCGGATCCGGAGCAAAGCCCAGGGCACGTCGCTGGATGGTGTACTGCGCTCCGTGACCCGCTAA
- a CDS encoding metallophosphoesterase, whose translation MLSRRAFLTTSASLLGAGAAVGGYARFVEPEWLDVTTRELPVRALPPALHGKRLVQLSDIHVGPRVRDAYVRDTFARVRALRPDIVVVTGDLISHHVGQFPHAEAMYAEMPLGALGTFVSFGNHDYGINWQQPDVAASLRSIMENLGATVLVNEVAVVAGLQIVGLGDLWGGAFRPERAFAQVDPALAQLVLSHNPDTADLPGWGSYNGWILAGHTHGGQCKAPFLPPPILPVQNRRYTSGAFDLPAGRQMYISRGVGTYLPVRFNVRPEVTMFTLRAA comes from the coding sequence ATGCTCTCCCGCCGCGCGTTTCTGACCACATCGGCCAGCCTGCTGGGCGCTGGCGCCGCCGTTGGTGGCTACGCGCGTTTTGTCGAGCCGGAATGGCTGGACGTCACCACGCGCGAGTTACCAGTGCGTGCTCTGCCACCGGCGTTGCACGGGAAACGCCTGGTACAGCTCTCCGATATTCACGTGGGGCCCCGTGTTCGTGATGCCTATGTGCGGGACACCTTTGCGCGGGTGCGGGCGCTGCGCCCCGACATCGTGGTGGTCACAGGTGATCTCATTTCGCACCACGTCGGGCAGTTCCCGCATGCGGAGGCGATGTACGCCGAGATGCCGCTGGGGGCCTTGGGGACATTCGTGAGCTTTGGCAATCACGACTACGGAATCAATTGGCAGCAGCCCGACGTGGCGGCCTCGCTCCGCAGCATCATGGAAAACCTCGGCGCCACGGTGCTGGTGAACGAGGTTGCCGTGGTTGCCGGGCTGCAGATCGTAGGCTTGGGGGACTTGTGGGGGGGCGCGTTTCGCCCGGAACGCGCGTTCGCGCAGGTGGATCCCGCATTGGCGCAACTCGTGCTGAGCCATAACCCGGATACCGCGGACCTGCCGGGGTGGGGTTCGTACAATGGATGGATCCTGGCCGGTCACACGCATGGGGGGCAGTGCAAGGCCCCCTTCCTGCCACCGCCGATTCTGCCGGTGCAGAACCGGCGCTACACCAGCGGGGCGTTCGACCTCCCCGCCGGTCGGCAGATGTATATCAGTCGTGGCGTGGGGACCTATTTGCCGGTGCGTTTCAACGTGCGCCCCGAAGTCACCATGTTTACGCTGCGTGCCGCCTGA
- a CDS encoding TonB-dependent receptor, translated as MRPDFQPHRAILIGATSSLLLMATTLQAQNAKRDSAQSMTKVVVTGVTGRGSSRSASAVDSGTLRQSAPGVSALKVIERVPGVNMQSADGLGMYEWSNRITMRGFQSAQIGQTMDGVPLGDMSYGNWNGLGVGRAVDAANLESAAVTQGTGALGTASANNLGGVVQYATGEPTGKPRFLLQQMGGQYSARRTMMRYDMGLKTFGGSNGVSAFVSLSRFDTDKWKGGGDRFSNFPGENNLLFGQNGFFGNAGETWHEQLNVKANAFIGSSRFTAFYNYANRKESDFMDLSLSVFNKTAPGSSNFGFGPMFDYLTNWSQAKQFAEASIPTYTPLTDAAYFSSAQGARMDHLAYLKGEFKPWTNGRLEIQPYLHLNRGGGDWHAPSYGAAYSPDPIMFRQTQYNANRSGVMAKATTTFNAGSSANQLEVGGWYEMNESSNRRPRWRLKNYQQGPEVDFSNVLRLDYDRTADVTTSMAYVQNTTRLMSDRLSLTYGAKYLQVGADFKNNGNTPVNGKTAPIFADAGRPSLTIDMDGALLPQIGAIYKLGERDEVFANWSENVNQFPLNPAGGVYNTAVTTFEFFKSTAKAERASTLEFGARTRRGKMEAGLTAYTVDYRNRLLGVALCPQTVTCASGFGNVGSVNTMGLEAVTNIELGRGWRAFGSATYNSSKFADDYQTNPTDPASRVNTKDKFVQDAPQQMLNASLAYARKQFGMSLGGRFVSERYFTYTNDLATAGDGNGKVPSYFVSDLSARYRFGQIGALKALEMQLNVSNLLDERYIATMGSGGFVARGDLPTFLTGAPRQLFLTISTTF; from the coding sequence ATGCGACCAGACTTTCAGCCGCACCGCGCCATTCTGATTGGCGCTACCTCCTCGCTGTTGCTCATGGCCACGACGTTGCAGGCGCAGAACGCCAAGCGCGACAGCGCCCAAAGCATGACCAAGGTGGTCGTGACAGGTGTAACGGGCCGCGGCAGCAGCCGCTCGGCCTCTGCCGTGGATTCGGGCACCCTGCGGCAAAGCGCCCCAGGCGTTAGCGCCCTTAAGGTGATCGAGCGCGTTCCGGGCGTAAACATGCAGTCGGCCGACGGATTGGGCATGTACGAATGGTCCAACCGCATCACCATGCGCGGCTTTCAATCGGCGCAGATTGGGCAGACCATGGACGGCGTGCCACTGGGCGACATGTCCTATGGCAATTGGAACGGATTGGGCGTTGGACGTGCCGTTGATGCCGCCAATCTCGAGTCGGCGGCCGTGACACAGGGCACGGGTGCGCTCGGCACGGCCTCGGCCAACAACCTTGGTGGTGTTGTGCAGTACGCGACCGGTGAACCCACGGGCAAGCCGCGGTTTCTCCTGCAGCAGATGGGCGGCCAGTATTCGGCGCGGCGCACCATGATGCGCTATGACATGGGGCTCAAGACCTTCGGTGGCAGCAACGGAGTGTCGGCGTTCGTGTCCCTCTCCCGCTTTGACACGGACAAATGGAAGGGGGGCGGCGATCGCTTCTCCAATTTCCCGGGCGAGAACAATCTGCTCTTCGGTCAGAATGGCTTCTTTGGCAATGCCGGCGAAACCTGGCACGAGCAGCTCAATGTCAAAGCGAACGCCTTCATCGGCTCGAGCCGCTTCACGGCGTTCTACAACTACGCCAACCGGAAGGAAAGCGACTTCATGGACCTGTCGCTCTCCGTCTTCAACAAGACGGCACCGGGTTCGTCGAACTTCGGTTTCGGCCCCATGTTCGACTACCTCACCAACTGGAGCCAGGCGAAACAGTTTGCCGAAGCGAGCATTCCCACGTACACCCCGCTGACAGATGCCGCCTATTTCAGCTCGGCGCAGGGGGCCCGCATGGATCACCTGGCGTACCTCAAGGGTGAGTTCAAGCCGTGGACCAACGGACGCCTCGAGATCCAGCCGTATCTGCACTTGAACCGCGGCGGTGGTGATTGGCACGCGCCCAGCTACGGTGCGGCGTACAGTCCTGACCCGATCATGTTCCGGCAGACCCAGTACAATGCCAATCGTTCGGGCGTCATGGCCAAAGCGACAACGACCTTCAACGCCGGAAGCAGCGCCAATCAACTGGAAGTCGGCGGCTGGTACGAGATGAACGAATCCAGCAACCGCCGTCCACGCTGGCGCCTCAAGAACTACCAGCAGGGACCGGAAGTGGATTTCTCCAATGTCCTGCGTCTTGACTACGATCGCACGGCCGATGTCACCACGAGCATGGCCTACGTGCAGAACACCACGCGGCTGATGTCCGATCGTCTGTCCCTGACGTACGGCGCGAAGTACCTCCAGGTGGGCGCCGACTTCAAGAACAACGGCAATACGCCGGTGAACGGCAAGACGGCCCCCATTTTTGCCGATGCCGGGCGCCCATCGCTGACGATCGACATGGACGGCGCCCTGCTGCCGCAGATTGGTGCCATCTACAAGCTCGGTGAGCGCGATGAAGTGTTTGCCAACTGGTCGGAGAACGTCAATCAGTTTCCGCTGAACCCGGCCGGGGGCGTATACAACACCGCCGTCACCACCTTCGAATTCTTCAAGTCGACGGCCAAGGCCGAGCGCGCGTCCACGCTGGAATTCGGCGCCCGGACCCGCCGCGGCAAGATGGAGGCGGGACTTACCGCCTATACGGTGGACTATCGCAACCGGTTGCTCGGCGTGGCGCTGTGCCCGCAGACGGTGACCTGTGCCTCCGGCTTCGGCAACGTGGGTTCGGTGAACACCATGGGGCTGGAAGCGGTCACCAACATCGAACTTGGCCGTGGGTGGCGGGCGTTCGGTTCGGCAACGTACAACAGCTCCAAGTTTGCCGACGACTATCAGACCAACCCCACCGATCCGGCTAGCCGCGTGAACACGAAGGACAAGTTCGTGCAGGACGCGCCGCAGCAGATGCTGAACGCGTCGCTCGCCTATGCCCGCAAGCAGTTTGGCATGTCGCTGGGGGGCCGCTTCGTCAGCGAGCGCTACTTCACCTATACCAACGATCTGGCGACGGCGGGTGACGGCAACGGAAAGGTCCCCAGCTATTTCGTGTCGGACCTCTCGGCGCGCTACCGTTTCGGTCAGATCGGCGCGCTCAAGGCACTGGAAATGCAGCTGAACGTGAGCAACCTGCTGGACGAGCGGTACATTGCCACGATGGGCAGCGGCGGCTTCGTGGCGCGTGGCGACCTGCCCACGTTCCTCACCGGCGCGCCCCGTCAGCTCTTCCTCACCATCAGCACGACGTTCTAA